In one window of Streptosporangium sp. NBC_01495 DNA:
- a CDS encoding nucleotidyltransferase family protein has protein sequence MLGTTHDIDFLISVGKHGWASFGDAGTDGDPLPALIACQDHLNWPFLTTQLYRHRLMGLAWRLLTGPWTAAGGTLPRGYALYETWHAATAYRNRRMREEAELLIDRLRRASVEVLLRRGPALIGDTYADPGVRPMSDLDLLISPGHQERFTHTLTQYGYKTGDLSADKQTIIARSPQADTLPRLLKTTGDPLLPVIIVDAATNLSHHTAHHLDCATIFDAATASTTTPAPVMAPPHLLLDLCLHIYEESTTLHHVHRGRFQRLMQYVDLLAYLNHAPFAWNAFLEACDNDRLRAAAFYALGTAQRLYPQAPIPQPALRALTQTTRLPEDFLDLYGADELSPPARWSLSLTERLFTDDLPPAPTR, from the coding sequence ATGCTCGGTACCACACACGACATCGACTTCTTGATAAGCGTGGGCAAGCACGGGTGGGCGTCCTTTGGCGACGCCGGCACCGACGGTGACCCACTCCCGGCACTCATCGCCTGCCAGGACCATCTGAACTGGCCCTTCCTGACCACACAGCTGTACCGCCACCGCCTGATGGGCCTGGCCTGGCGCCTGCTCACCGGTCCCTGGACGGCCGCGGGCGGAACCCTGCCGCGCGGCTACGCACTGTATGAGACCTGGCATGCCGCCACCGCCTACCGCAACCGGCGGATGCGCGAGGAAGCCGAACTTCTCATCGACCGGCTGCGCCGCGCCAGCGTGGAGGTCCTGCTGCGCCGGGGCCCGGCGCTCATCGGCGACACCTACGCCGACCCCGGCGTGCGACCGATGTCGGACCTTGACCTGCTCATCTCGCCCGGCCACCAGGAGCGCTTCACTCACACCCTGACCCAATACGGCTACAAGACCGGCGACCTGTCGGCCGACAAACAGACGATCATCGCGCGATCACCACAGGCAGATACGCTTCCCCGCCTGCTGAAAACAACCGGCGACCCCCTGCTCCCCGTGATCATCGTCGACGCCGCCACCAACCTGTCGCACCACACCGCTCACCACCTGGACTGCGCGACGATCTTCGACGCGGCCACTGCTTCAACGACCACCCCGGCGCCGGTGATGGCGCCCCCACACCTCCTACTCGACCTATGCCTGCACATCTACGAGGAATCGACCACGCTGCACCACGTGCACCGCGGACGCTTTCAACGCCTCATGCAATACGTCGACCTGCTGGCCTACCTGAACCACGCCCCCTTCGCCTGGAATGCGTTTCTCGAAGCCTGCGACAACGACCGGTTACGCGCCGCGGCCTTCTACGCACTGGGCACCGCTCAGCGGCTTTATCCCCAGGCCCCGATCCCGCAGCCCGCGCTGCGCGCGCTCACCCAGACCACACGACTGCCCGAGGACTTCCTGGACCTGTACGGCGCAGACGAACTATCACCACCGGCCCGCTGGAGCCTCAGCCTGACCGAACGGCTGTTCACCGACGATCTGCCGCCCGCGCCCACCAGGTAA
- a CDS encoding Crp/Fnr family transcriptional regulator produces the protein MSGGWVRLQATSTSRARTVIDIAGPGDPVSGLHAIDPVAPPWLGHLGAITGVSLTAGQVLTIGKDQIGVTLDKLPGLKEALIRSVGAQLHLATQLRLGADLPVRPRLAQLLLTVAHRFGERKVPTGGPVLAIPLSQPDLAAWIVASPASVARALKAWRRDGVVATGYASLSILDVKRLRGEAMSTATPLWKPPLWG, from the coding sequence ATGTCGGGCGGCTGGGTGCGGCTTCAGGCGACAAGCACCTCGCGCGCCCGGACGGTCATCGACATCGCGGGGCCGGGGGATCCGGTCAGCGGCCTGCATGCGATAGATCCGGTCGCCCCGCCCTGGCTGGGGCACCTGGGCGCCATCACCGGCGTCAGCCTGACCGCGGGGCAAGTCCTCACGATCGGCAAAGACCAGATCGGGGTGACCCTGGACAAGCTGCCGGGCCTCAAAGAGGCACTCATCCGCTCTGTGGGGGCGCAACTGCACCTGGCAACGCAGCTGCGCCTGGGCGCCGACCTCCCGGTACGGCCGCGCCTGGCCCAGCTGCTGCTGACCGTGGCCCATCGCTTCGGTGAGCGAAAGGTGCCCACGGGAGGTCCCGTGCTCGCTATCCCGCTCAGCCAGCCCGACCTGGCGGCCTGGATCGTGGCCAGCCCGGCATCGGTGGCGCGGGCCCTCAAGGCCTGGCGGCGCGACGGAGTGGTCGCGACGGGGTACGCGTCGCTGTCCATCCTCGATGTGAAGCGGCTCAGAGGCGAGGCCATGAGCACGGCGACCCCGTTGTGGAAGCCACCCCTGTGGGGGTAG
- a CDS encoding DNA-directed RNA polymerase subunit alpha C-terminal domain-containing protein: MIETLEAAMKNAEPATYGGTQGRKEVDRVIAGLKNKSLFHEGGSCSWNIADLAGHEAFDPQMPLAKLGLGSRLRNLLGREDICVIADLRGRTDEDYLDMNGLGVISMDELHDKLQHYRETNLL, from the coding sequence ATGATCGAAACGCTTGAGGCCGCCATGAAAAACGCTGAACCCGCGACCTACGGTGGTACGCAGGGGCGAAAAGAGGTCGATCGTGTCATCGCCGGGTTGAAGAACAAATCCCTGTTCCATGAAGGCGGCTCGTGCAGCTGGAACATAGCGGACCTGGCTGGCCATGAAGCCTTCGACCCGCAGATGCCACTGGCGAAACTGGGGCTTGGCAGTCGGCTGCGGAACCTTCTCGGCCGTGAGGACATATGTGTGATAGCCGACCTGAGGGGCCGCACCGACGAAGACTATCTGGACATGAATGGCCTGGGCGTCATCTCCATGGACGAACTCCATGACAAGCTGCAGCATTATAGGGAAACGAACCTGCTATAG
- a CDS encoding helix-turn-helix transcriptional regulator yields the protein MNLGTSDIARLLGISRPRVWQLRKDPTFPEPMGRDDHGREYWDETDILRWAATTRKDLAAKAPLLWRPTSGQQAPLLGVATVDRYAIVLWDSEVGRIGQVYAQGGLPAIGPEEVLRELLARLSADTLIGQDAGHFDRWGPDLRAVDAFAPDRIYQPRWEDLARVLGTPAPYWPSGLIQPEEMARWRPGMPPPAVPPRHPELDTGPLDRLHRDQPNTPAGRTVLHLAREIDAQTVKSAKLNIKVLDKGVDRQFIALAATVLEPAPFDELDEVTQRAGWRDILDRADSLARECVLLAADWDGGRYFPFSTFHTLRPEHSPEVRAWQARLEPADPTAAMFRLSRHEARACFTDPVTGLPALIDRNGELRAAVPQRLYTTAPLREVILRDSRVWIRTEDGVLHLAPEQSGCGLGWGYGGSGPTTLAYLLHLLLDDITAVAPEYVPTNDTPLPDGLWELIKTTPRAEGATYTRAQLLAARNA from the coding sequence ATGAACCTCGGAACCTCCGACATCGCCCGGCTGCTGGGCATCTCCCGGCCCCGGGTATGGCAACTGCGCAAGGACCCCACCTTCCCCGAGCCGATGGGCCGAGACGATCACGGGCGGGAGTACTGGGACGAGACCGACATCCTGCGGTGGGCGGCCACCACCCGCAAGGACCTGGCCGCCAAGGCGCCTTTGCTGTGGCGGCCCACCTCCGGCCAGCAGGCCCCGCTGCTCGGCGTGGCGACGGTCGACCGCTACGCGATCGTGCTCTGGGACAGCGAGGTCGGCCGCATCGGCCAGGTCTACGCCCAAGGCGGGCTGCCGGCCATCGGCCCGGAAGAGGTCCTGCGGGAACTCCTCGCGCGGCTGAGCGCCGACACGCTCATCGGCCAGGACGCCGGGCATTTTGACCGCTGGGGACCCGACCTGCGCGCCGTCGACGCCTTCGCCCCCGACCGCATTTACCAGCCCCGTTGGGAAGACCTCGCCCGCGTCCTGGGCACCCCGGCCCCCTACTGGCCGAGCGGACTCATCCAGCCAGAGGAGATGGCCCGCTGGCGGCCGGGCATGCCGCCGCCTGCGGTGCCCCCGCGCCACCCCGAACTGGACACCGGACCGCTGGATCGGCTGCACCGCGACCAGCCAAACACTCCCGCCGGCCGCACCGTCTTGCACCTGGCACGCGAGATCGACGCCCAGACCGTGAAAAGTGCCAAACTCAATATCAAGGTGCTGGACAAAGGCGTCGATCGGCAGTTCATCGCGCTGGCCGCCACCGTGCTGGAACCTGCCCCCTTCGACGAGCTGGACGAGGTCACGCAGCGCGCCGGCTGGCGTGACATCCTCGACCGCGCGGACTCTCTGGCCCGTGAGTGCGTCCTGCTGGCTGCTGACTGGGACGGCGGCCGGTACTTCCCCTTCTCAACCTTCCACACCCTGCGCCCCGAGCACTCTCCCGAGGTCCGCGCCTGGCAGGCGAGGCTCGAGCCGGCCGACCCCACCGCCGCCATGTTCCGGCTGTCGCGGCACGAGGCGCGTGCCTGCTTCACCGACCCCGTCACCGGCCTGCCCGCCCTCATCGATCGCAACGGCGAGCTGCGTGCCGCGGTGCCCCAGCGGCTGTACACAACGGCCCCTCTGCGTGAGGTCATCTTGCGCGACAGCCGCGTGTGGATCCGTACCGAGGATGGGGTGCTCCACCTCGCCCCCGAGCAGTCCGGCTGCGGGCTGGGCTGGGGCTACGGCGGATCGGGGCCGACCACTTTGGCCTACCTGCTTCATCTGCTCCTTGACGACATCACCGCCGTGGCCCCGGAATACGTCCCCACCAACGACACCCCGCTGCCCGACGGGCTGTGGGAACTCATCAAAACCACCCCCCGGGCCGAAGGCGCCACCTACACCCGCGCCCAACTGCTCGCCGCCCGCAACGCCTGA
- a CDS encoding MFS transporter, whose product MGYLRLLRQRPVLVLWLAEMLSVFGDRFFTLALTWTAWQREGAVAMGLVVVVESIPHILIGAFGRKLIARFASFRALAGVEIAQVVVVGAMPWLWDSIGLAGVLVVLALIGTADAITNPSLAALVPDLVHRDQIRQVTALMDLTGRLTWVLGPGTAAVLLVWMPAEQLFLLDAATFVVSGAAFAWLGRRFRPTARRDAHPESAASRPVTARARVVLRARPHITCALVLSTIGEACATVVTVGLPIWLTSRLGAGPGAYGLVLTAMGAGSLAGNLLASSASTFGRFPGGYCLVWGARGLLLALYAVTGDVAQVAAVTAAVAILTPVTSIGLTTEVSRLPSPERLRVFAVELTGLHLAGMGSMLALPALIVAAPALSFAVAGAVTAAASLLIWLLTRVLDRHRLTEHADAYART is encoded by the coding sequence GTGGGATACCTGCGGCTGTTACGCCAACGGCCTGTGCTCGTTCTCTGGCTCGCCGAGATGCTTTCGGTCTTCGGTGACCGGTTCTTCACCCTTGCCCTGACCTGGACGGCCTGGCAGCGCGAGGGTGCGGTCGCGATGGGCCTGGTGGTGGTCGTCGAGTCGATTCCCCATATCCTCATCGGCGCGTTCGGCCGCAAACTCATCGCCCGCTTCGCGTCGTTTCGCGCGCTGGCCGGGGTTGAGATCGCCCAGGTCGTCGTGGTGGGGGCGATGCCGTGGCTGTGGGACTCCATTGGCCTGGCCGGGGTGCTGGTCGTGCTCGCCCTGATCGGCACCGCGGACGCCATCACCAACCCCAGCCTGGCCGCCCTGGTCCCCGACCTCGTCCACCGCGACCAGATTCGCCAAGTCACCGCTCTGATGGACCTCACCGGGCGGCTCACTTGGGTATTGGGCCCCGGCACCGCGGCCGTTCTGCTGGTGTGGATGCCCGCTGAGCAGCTGTTCTTGCTGGACGCGGCCACGTTCGTCGTCTCCGGCGCCGCGTTCGCGTGGCTGGGCCGCCGCTTCCGCCCCACGGCCCGGCGCGACGCCCACCCTGAAAGTGCCGCTTCCCGCCCGGTTACGGCTCGTGCCCGGGTCGTCCTGCGGGCCCGCCCGCACATCACGTGCGCCCTGGTGTTGAGCACGATCGGCGAGGCGTGCGCCACGGTCGTCACCGTGGGCCTGCCGATCTGGCTGACCTCCCGGCTCGGCGCCGGCCCGGGCGCCTACGGCTTGGTTCTGACCGCGATGGGCGCCGGCTCCCTGGCTGGGAATCTGCTGGCCTCCTCCGCCAGCACCTTCGGCCGCTTCCCCGGCGGCTACTGCCTGGTGTGGGGCGCCCGCGGGCTGCTGCTGGCCCTGTACGCGGTCACCGGCGACGTCGCCCAGGTCGCCGCGGTCACCGCGGCCGTCGCCATCCTGACGCCGGTCACCTCGATCGGATTGACCACAGAGGTGTCGCGGTTGCCCAGCCCGGAGCGGCTGCGCGTGTTCGCCGTGGAGCTCACGGGCCTGCACTTGGCGGGGATGGGCAGCATGCTGGCCCTGCCCGCCCTCATCGTCGCCGCGCCCGCCCTGTCGTTCGCCGTGGCCGGCGCGGTGACCGCCGCAGCGAGCCTGCTGATCTGGCTACTGACCCGCGTACTTGATCGCCATCGTCTGACGGAACACGCTGACGCGTACGCCCGGACCTAG
- a CDS encoding AAA family ATPase has protein sequence MNRVSPDRPILLVVSGPPGSGKTTLARRLAHQVGWPLICRDEIKQGLVHGAPSADPASDDLLNQQTLRVFFDVLGVMLRGGVSMVAEAAFQDRLWRPGLRPLTDLATIRVVRCVVDAAVTYERIASRTKTDAHRAAHADHELLATTAALGTVLVPAAYVIVGPLSEMVGVRPVLWGCAALVLAGAAVAACVGDVRRVTSASGIGSTGP, from the coding sequence ATGAACCGTGTTTCTCCTGACAGGCCGATCCTGCTGGTGGTGAGCGGACCACCGGGCTCGGGCAAGACCACCCTGGCCCGCCGACTCGCGCATCAGGTCGGCTGGCCGTTGATCTGCCGTGACGAGATCAAGCAAGGGCTGGTGCATGGTGCTCCCTCAGCCGACCCGGCCAGTGATGACCTGCTCAACCAGCAGACCCTGAGGGTGTTCTTCGACGTCTTGGGGGTGATGCTCCGAGGTGGGGTGAGCATGGTCGCCGAAGCCGCCTTCCAGGACCGGCTGTGGCGGCCAGGATTGCGGCCGCTGACGGATCTCGCGACCATCCGCGTGGTCCGCTGCGTGGTCGACGCCGCTGTCACCTATGAACGGATCGCCTCGCGCACGAAAACGGATGCCCATCGCGCCGCGCACGCCGATCACGAGCTCCTGGCCACGACCGCGGCGCTCGGCACCGTTCTCGTGCCCGCGGCTTACGTGATCGTCGGCCCCCTGTCTGAGATGGTCGGGGTACGGCCGGTGCTGTGGGGCTGCGCTGCCCTGGTGCTCGCCGGGGCCGCCGTCGCCGCGTGCGTCGGCGACGTCCGCCGGGTGACTTCAGCCTCCGGTATCGGCTCGACGGGACCGTGA
- a CDS encoding macro domain-containing protein: MITVIAGDLLADTAQALVNPVNTVGIIGKGLALQFRRTYPEAYQSYRQACDRGEIQPGILHIAPIANGRIIVHFPTKRHWRDVSRLADIEVGLSALALLIKERQIATIAIPALGAGLGGLRWPEVEALIYLYLEPLKDLDVRLYPPRA; encoded by the coding sequence ATGATCACAGTTATCGCAGGTGATCTGCTCGCCGATACCGCGCAGGCTCTGGTCAACCCTGTCAATACCGTCGGAATTATAGGCAAAGGCTTGGCGCTGCAGTTTCGCCGCACTTACCCCGAGGCATATCAGTCCTACCGGCAGGCATGTGACCGTGGCGAAATTCAACCAGGCATCTTGCATATCGCGCCGATCGCCAACGGTCGTATCATTGTGCACTTCCCCACCAAGCGCCACTGGCGAGATGTTTCCCGACTGGCTGACATCGAGGTTGGTCTGAGTGCGTTAGCGCTCCTCATCAAGGAGCGACAGATCGCGACGATTGCAATTCCCGCTCTCGGCGCAGGGCTGGGAGGGCTGCGGTGGCCAGAAGTCGAAGCGTTAATTTACCTCTACCTTGAACCTTTAAAGGATCTTGATGTGCGTCTGTACCCCCCGCGCGCCTAG
- a CDS encoding NUDIX hydrolase has translation MQEPTAVPLDPYAASLARKWMAAGALIRDAAGAVLLVDPVYKPQWEVPGGAVDADESPRAACRREVAEELGLDRPVGRVLTVDWIPARPGWPDGLILLYDGGVLNPVQISAIRLPADELADWAFVAPDQVPRWVPARLGRRVAAALRASADGTVAYLEDGYPAS, from the coding sequence ATGCAGGAGCCGACCGCGGTACCGCTGGATCCGTACGCGGCGTCGCTGGCGCGAAAGTGGATGGCCGCGGGGGCGTTGATCCGGGATGCGGCGGGGGCGGTGTTGCTGGTCGATCCGGTCTACAAACCGCAGTGGGAGGTGCCCGGCGGGGCCGTCGACGCCGACGAGTCTCCCCGGGCGGCGTGCCGGCGGGAGGTGGCCGAGGAACTCGGCCTGGATCGGCCGGTGGGCCGCGTGCTGACGGTCGACTGGATCCCGGCCCGGCCCGGCTGGCCGGACGGGCTGATCCTCCTGTACGACGGCGGAGTGCTCAACCCCGTGCAGATCTCCGCGATCCGGCTACCGGCCGACGAGCTGGCCGACTGGGCGTTCGTCGCCCCGGACCAGGTGCCGCGGTGGGTGCCGGCGCGGCTGGGCCGGCGGGTCGCCGCCGCCCTGCGAGCCTCGGCCGACGGCACGGTGGCCTACCTGGAGGACGGCTACCCGGCGAGCTGA
- a CDS encoding TIGR00725 family protein: protein MALQISVCGPRDCTGEDESNAREVGRLLAERGAVVVCGGYTGVMAAVASGARLAGGTVVGILSRPDREDANPDLSIVIPTGVGEARNNIIVNSGDAVIVIGGSWGTLSELALAMRRGRVPVVQLGGWQLLDREGHPVAGVRHVSSPEEALAATGLWPDR from the coding sequence GTGGCACTTCAGATATCGGTGTGCGGCCCGCGCGACTGCACGGGTGAAGACGAGTCCAACGCCCGTGAGGTCGGCAGGCTGCTGGCGGAGCGGGGCGCGGTGGTGGTCTGCGGTGGTTACACCGGGGTCATGGCCGCCGTAGCATCCGGCGCCCGGTTGGCGGGTGGGACGGTAGTCGGCATCCTGTCCCGGCCGGACAGGGAGGACGCCAACCCGGACCTTTCCATCGTGATCCCGACGGGTGTCGGGGAGGCGCGAAACAACATCATCGTCAACTCGGGGGACGCCGTGATCGTCATCGGCGGGTCATGGGGCACGCTGTCGGAGCTGGCGCTCGCGATGCGCCGCGGCCGGGTCCCCGTGGTCCAGCTCGGCGGCTGGCAACTCCTCGACCGTGAGGGGCACCCGGTCGCCGGTGTCAGGCACGTCTCGTCTCCGGAGGAGGCGCTGGCGGCTACCGGGCTCTGGCCTGACCGCTGA
- a CDS encoding mycothiol-dependent nitroreductase Rv2466c family protein, with translation MHVTAASTSHPPTTTVDFWFDPMCPWAWITSRWIREVQSVRPVTIRWHVMSLAILNTGRDNLSESYQKRMNSSWGAVRVLIAAAQHAQHVGADPNQALERLYTELGIRFHHEKRPHADETYRHALHAAGLPVELARAADSADYDSALHHSHENGISRVGRDVGTPVIAIGDNAFFGPVIASIPRGPEAGRLWDGLVAVTSIAGFFELKRTRTGKPVFD, from the coding sequence ATGCACGTGACCGCTGCTTCCACGTCCCACCCGCCGACAACGACGGTCGACTTCTGGTTCGACCCGATGTGCCCCTGGGCCTGGATCACCTCACGCTGGATACGGGAGGTCCAAAGCGTTCGCCCCGTGACAATCCGCTGGCACGTCATGAGCCTGGCGATCCTCAACACCGGCCGCGACAACCTCAGCGAAAGCTACCAAAAGCGCATGAACTCCTCCTGGGGAGCCGTGCGCGTCCTGATCGCCGCGGCCCAGCACGCCCAGCACGTCGGCGCCGATCCCAACCAGGCCCTGGAACGGCTCTACACCGAACTCGGCATCCGCTTTCACCACGAGAAAAGGCCCCACGCGGACGAGACCTACCGCCACGCCCTGCACGCCGCCGGCCTGCCGGTCGAATTGGCCCGCGCGGCCGACTCCGCCGACTACGACAGCGCACTGCACCACAGCCACGAGAACGGCATCAGCCGGGTAGGCCGGGACGTCGGCACACCGGTGATCGCCATCGGCGACAACGCGTTCTTCGGACCGGTCATCGCCTCGATCCCCCGCGGCCCGGAAGCCGGGCGGCTGTGGGACGGCCTGGTGGCAGTCACCAGCATCGCGGGATTCTTCGAGCTCAAGCGCACCCGCACCGGAAAACCCGTCTTCGACTGA
- a CDS encoding aldo/keto reductase, which translates to MEYLHLGRTGLAVSRLVLGAWNFGKVTTPHDSHTLLDTAWQAGINMVDTADRYGHGASEEIIGTWFSQGGRRREDIVLATKVFGAFSDRPNDGRLSARHIRQAAEASLRRLRTDHIDLYQMHHVDRATPWEEIWQAMDLLVTQGKILYVGSSNHAGWHIAQGQENAHRRRSLGLASEQCLYNLAERTAEQEIIPAARAYGLGVLAWSPLHGGMLGGILSPKAEPGKRRREGRSLLSLPGKRAQIRAYEDLCATHDMAPSEVALAWVLNRTAVTAPVIGPRTTEHLQSALRSLPLRLDTDFLEKLEKIFPGPGPAPESFAW; encoded by the coding sequence ATGGAATACCTCCACCTAGGCCGCACCGGTCTGGCCGTGAGCCGTCTGGTGCTGGGCGCATGGAACTTCGGAAAGGTGACCACCCCCCACGACAGCCACACCTTGCTGGATACAGCCTGGCAGGCGGGAATCAACATGGTCGACACCGCCGACCGCTACGGCCACGGCGCCAGCGAAGAGATCATCGGCACCTGGTTCAGCCAAGGCGGCCGACGACGCGAGGACATCGTGCTGGCCACCAAGGTGTTCGGCGCCTTCTCTGACCGGCCCAACGACGGACGACTGTCAGCCCGCCATATCCGCCAGGCCGCCGAAGCCAGCCTGCGTCGCCTGCGAACCGACCACATCGACCTCTACCAGATGCACCACGTCGACCGGGCCACTCCGTGGGAGGAGATATGGCAGGCCATGGACCTCCTGGTGACCCAGGGCAAGATCTTGTACGTGGGATCTTCCAACCACGCCGGCTGGCACATCGCCCAAGGACAGGAAAACGCCCACCGGCGGCGCTCTCTTGGCCTGGCCAGCGAACAGTGCCTGTACAACCTCGCTGAACGCACCGCCGAACAGGAAATCATCCCAGCCGCACGCGCCTATGGCCTCGGCGTCCTGGCGTGGTCTCCCTTACACGGCGGAATGCTCGGCGGGATCCTGTCTCCCAAGGCTGAGCCGGGCAAGCGCCGCCGCGAAGGACGCTCACTCCTCTCCTTACCCGGCAAACGCGCACAGATCCGCGCTTATGAAGACCTCTGTGCAACACACGACATGGCACCGAGCGAGGTAGCCCTGGCCTGGGTGCTGAACCGTACCGCGGTGACCGCACCAGTCATCGGGCCCCGCACCACCGAACACCTGCAGTCCGCCTTGCGCTCATTACCCCTGAGGCTGGACACCGATTTCCTCGAAAAACTCGAAAAGATCTTCCCCGGGCCAGGTCCTGCCCCCGAATCTTTCGCCTGGTGA
- a CDS encoding class I SAM-dependent methyltransferase, which translates to MVNLARQRLGAGVVVRQHDLDAPLDWLPDAGMDLAVLALVIHYVRDRVAALRELHRVLRPHGRLVLSTSHPTADWLTDGGSYFDARYVEEKWSCGLVHRFWRQPLQQWINEFTAADFVIERLVEHQPTAEMARHHSAEYGKLLREPGFIAVRLTKAPPSSR; encoded by the coding sequence ATGGTGAACCTGGCCCGCCAACGCTTAGGCGCCGGCGTGGTGGTGCGCCAGCACGATCTGGACGCGCCGCTGGACTGGTTGCCCGACGCGGGGATGGACCTGGCCGTGCTGGCGTTGGTCATCCACTACGTCCGCGACCGGGTGGCCGCGCTGCGCGAGTTGCACCGGGTGCTACGCCCACACGGGCGTCTCGTGCTCTCCACCAGCCATCCAACCGCCGACTGGCTCACCGACGGCGGCAGCTACTTCGACGCCCGATACGTCGAGGAAAAGTGGTCGTGCGGCCTGGTACATCGCTTCTGGCGCCAGCCCTTGCAGCAATGGATCAACGAGTTTACCGCCGCGGATTTCGTTATCGAACGACTCGTCGAGCACCAACCGACCGCGGAGATGGCCCGCCACCACAGCGCGGAGTACGGCAAACTGTTGCGTGAGCCCGGCTTCATTGCCGTCCGCCTGACCAAGGCGCCGCCCAGCAGCCGTTGA
- a CDS encoding phytanoyl-CoA dioxygenase family protein, translating to MRHHEGAFRQIHDILLERETREAVRITGEHIDQLNETGYVLVDDFLSPRELAACQAEVGRYFPSCEEFLADPQRHASLEKVISFPFAGEALNEVTTHPEIMNFLERLYGTADLRLGESALQVKYGRRVAPGTDQFLHTDAWGKKSSLYPREEGLFRQTFMIVYYCDVTAELGPTRVLSWEHTRGMPLLAPGRHSVRRPEDYPALYAQEEPILARAGSLLVFTAATLHRGTAVSAQVGQRYAHFITYHAAASSWMQSHPWPSGTRPHPDSDTMRRFVERATPSQRALLGFPCPGHPYWNDETIGGVAQRYPGMDTGPYKAAIGDAGSG from the coding sequence ATGCGACACCACGAAGGTGCGTTTCGCCAGATCCACGACATCCTCCTTGAGAGGGAAACGAGGGAAGCAGTGCGAATAACGGGCGAGCATATCGACCAACTGAATGAGACCGGATATGTTCTGGTCGATGATTTCCTGTCTCCGCGTGAGCTGGCTGCTTGCCAGGCGGAGGTGGGACGATATTTTCCGTCGTGTGAGGAGTTTCTCGCCGATCCGCAGCGGCACGCTTCGCTGGAAAAGGTCATCTCCTTCCCGTTCGCGGGTGAGGCGCTGAACGAGGTGACGACGCATCCGGAGATCATGAATTTTCTCGAGCGCCTGTACGGCACCGCCGATCTGCGGTTGGGGGAGTCGGCGCTGCAGGTCAAGTACGGTCGCCGCGTCGCGCCCGGAACCGATCAGTTCTTGCATACCGACGCCTGGGGGAAAAAGTCCTCGCTCTACCCGCGCGAGGAGGGTCTCTTCCGTCAGACCTTCATGATCGTGTACTACTGCGACGTCACCGCCGAACTCGGTCCCACCCGGGTGCTGTCTTGGGAGCACACCCGCGGTATGCCGTTGCTGGCGCCCGGGCGGCACAGCGTCCGCCGGCCCGAGGACTACCCCGCGTTGTACGCGCAGGAGGAGCCGATCTTGGCCCGGGCGGGATCGCTGCTGGTCTTCACCGCCGCGACCCTGCATCGCGGAACCGCGGTCAGCGCCCAGGTCGGACAGCGGTATGCGCACTTCATCACCTATCACGCAGCGGCGTCGAGCTGGATGCAGTCCCATCCTTGGCCGTCGGGAACGCGTCCACATCCGGACAGCGACACGATGCGGCGTTTCGTCGAGCGCGCCACTCCGTCGCAGCGAGCGTTGCTCGGCTTCCCCTGCCCGGGGCATCCCTACTGGAACGACGAGACGATCGGCGGGGTCGCGCAGCGCTATCCCGGGATGGACACAGGACCGTACAAGGCCGCTATCGGTGATGCGGGCAGCGGGTGA
- a CDS encoding helix-turn-helix domain-containing protein yields MTTYQTSCHKESQVMEFLSALDTLSLGQRVRYLRRRWGMSQAELAGTELSDSYVSLIETGKRVPTREVIQLLADRLGVHPRLLEIGGPAQQRIYDNLRRQEASHRHALEALELLFHRCEKNDLIICATRLYVSDSGKERLTITVEKDRLPPTAWIDAPSCSTPVKDVADMR; encoded by the coding sequence ATGACTACCTATCAGACCAGTTGTCACAAAGAGAGTCAGGTCATGGAATTCTTATCAGCGCTGGACACTCTGTCGCTCGGCCAGCGCGTCAGGTACCTGCGCCGCCGGTGGGGAATGTCTCAGGCAGAGCTGGCTGGTACGGAGTTGTCGGACAGCTACGTCTCGCTCATCGAGACCGGCAAGCGCGTCCCCACGCGCGAAGTGATTCAACTCCTGGCCGACCGGCTCGGCGTTCATCCTCGCTTGCTTGAAATTGGCGGACCTGCTCAGCAGAGGATCTACGACAACCTCCGACGTCAGGAGGCAAGTCACCGACATGCGCTTGAAGCCCTTGAGCTACTGTTCCACAGGTGTGAAAAAAACGACTTGATCATATGCGCCACTCGCCTCTATGTCAGCGACAGCGGTAAAGAGAGGTTGACTATCACCGTTGAGAAAGATCGTTTGCCACCAACTGCCTGGATTGACGCACCATCGTGCTCAACACCAGTGAAGGATGTCGCCGACATGCGATGA